In the genome of Pongo pygmaeus isolate AG05252 chromosome 9, NHGRI_mPonPyg2-v2.0_pri, whole genome shotgun sequence, one region contains:
- the SCYL1 gene encoding N-terminal kinase-like protein isoform X11: MWFFARDPVRDFPFELIPEPPEGGPPGPWALHRGRKKATGSPVSIFVYDVKPGAEDQTQVAKAAFKRLKTLRHPNILAYIDGLETEKCLHVVTEAVTPLGIYLKARVEASGLKELEISWGLHQIVKALSFLVNDCSLIHNNVCMAAVFVDRAGEWKLGGLDYMYSAQGNGGGPPRKGIPELEQYDPPELADSSGTVVREKWSADMWRLGCLIWEVFNGPLPRAAALRNPGKIPKSLVPHYCELVGANPKVRPNPARFLQNCRAPGGFMSNRFVETNLFLEEIQIKEPAEKQKFFQELSKSLDTFPEDFCRHKVLPQLLTAFEFGNAGAVVLTPLFKVGKFLSAEEYQQKIIPVVVKMFSSTDRAMRIRLLQQMEQFIQYLDEPTVNTQIFPHVVHGFLDTNPAIREQTVKSMLLLAPKLNEANLNVELMKHFARLQAKDEQGPIRCNTTVCLGKIGSYLSASTRHRVLTSAFSRATKDPFAPSRVAGVLGFAATHNLYSMNDCAHKILPVLCGLTVDPEKSVRDQAFKAIRSFLSKLESVSEDPTQLEEVEKDVHAASSPGMGGAAASWAGWAVTGVSSLTSKLIRSHPTTAPTETNIPQRPTPEGHWETQDEDKDTAEDSSAADRWDDEDWGSLEEAESVLAQQDEWSTGGQVSRASQVSNSDHKSSKSPESDWSSWEAEGSWEQGWQEPSSQEPPPEGTRLASEYNWGGPESSDKGDPFATLSARPSTQDRSRLSWPGRSAKSGGGRWRPNAPRGRWPRAP; the protein is encoded by the exons ATGTGGTTCTTTGCCCGGGACCCGGTCCGGGACTTTCCGTTCGAGCTCATCCCGGAGCCCCCAGAGGGCGGCCCGCCcgggccctgggccctgcaccGCGGCCGCAAGAAG GCCACAGGCAGCCCCGTGTCCATCTTCGTCTATGATGTGAAGCCTGGCGCGGAAGACCAGACCCAGGTGGCCAAAGCTGCCTTCAAGCGCCTCAAAACTCTACGGCACCCCAACATCCTGGCTTACATCGATGGACTGGAG ACAGAAAAATGCCTCCACGTCGTGACAGAGGCTGTGACCCCGTTGGGAATATACCTCAAGGCGAGAGTGGAGGCTAGTGGCCTGAAGGAGCTGGAGATCTCCTGGGGGCTACACCAGATCGTG AAAGCCCTCAGCTTCCTGGTCAACGACTGCAGCCTCATCCACAACAATGTCTGCATGGCCGCCGTGTTCGTGGACCGAGCTGGCGAGTGGAAGCTTGGGGGCCTGGACTACATGTATTCAGCCCAGGGCAACGGTGGGGGACCTCCCCGCAAGGGGATCCCCGAGCTTGAGCAGTATGACCCCCCGGAGTTGGCTGACAGCAGTGGCACAGTGGTCAGAGAGAAGTG GTCAGCAGACATGTGGCGCTTGGGCTGCCTCATCTGGGAAGTCTTCAATGGGCCCCTACCTCGGGCAGCAGCCCTACGCAACCCTGGGAAG ATCCCCAAATCGCTGGTGCCCCATTACTGTGAGCTGGTGGGAGCAAACCCCAAGGTGCGTCCCAACCCAGCCCGCTTCCTGCAGAACTGCCGGGCACCTGGTGGCTTCATGAGCAACCGCTTTGTAGAGACCAACCTCTTCCTGGAAGAGATTCAG ATCAAAGAGCCAGCCGAGAAGCAAAAGTTCTTCCAGGAGCTGAGCAAGAGCCTGGACACGTTCCCTGAGGATTTCTGTCGGCACAAGGTGCTGCCCCAGCTGCTGACCGCCTTCGAGTTCGGCAATGCTGGGGCCGTTGTCCTCACGCCCCTCTTCAAG GTGGGCAAGTTCCTGAGCGCTGAGGAGTATCAGCAGAAGATTATCCCTGTGGTGGTCAAGATGTTCTCATCCACTGACCGGGCCATGCGCATCCGCCTCCTGCAGCAG atgGAGCAGTTCATCCAGTACCTTGACGAGCCAACGGTCAACACCCAGATCTTCCCCCACGTCGTACATGGCTTCCTGGACACCAACCCCGCCATCCGGGAGCAGACGGTCAAG TCCATGCTGCTCCTGGCCCCAAAGCTGAACGAGGCCAACCTCAATGTGGAGCTGATGAAGCACTTTGCACGGCTACAGGCCAAGGATGAACAGGGCCCCATCCGCTGCAACACCACGGTCTGCCTGGGCAAAATCGGCTCCTACCTCAGTGCTAGC ACCAGACACAGGGTCCTTACCTCTGCCTTCAGCCGAGCCACTAAGGACCCGTTTGCACCATCCCGGGTTGCGGGTGTCCTGGGCTTTGCTGCCACCCACAACCTCTACTCAATGAACGACTGTGCCCACAAGATCCTGCCTGTGCTCTGCGGTCTCACTGTAGATCCTGAGAAATCTGTGCGAGACCAG GCCTTCAAGGCCATTCGGAGCTTCCTGTCCAAATTGGAGTCTGTGTCGGAGGACCCGACCCAGCTGGAGGAAGTGG AGAAGGATGTCCATGCAGCCTCCAGCCCTGGCATGGGAGGAGCCGCAGCCAGCTGGGCAGGCTGGGCCGTGACCGGGGTCTCCTCACTCACCTCCAAGCTGATCCGTTCGCACCCAACCACTGCCCCCACAGAAACCAACATTCCCCAAAGACCCACGCCTGAAG GCCACTGGGAGACGCAGGATGAGGACAAGGACACAGCAGAGGACAGCAGCGCTGCTGACAGATGGGACGACGAAGACTGGGGCAGCCTGGAG GAGGCCGAGTCTGTGCTGGCCCAGCAGGACGAGTGGAGCACCGGGGGCCAAGTGAGCCGTGCTAGTCAG GTCAGCAACTCCGACCACAAATCCTCCAAATCCCCAGAGTCCGACTGGAGCAGCTGGGAAGCTGAGGGCTCCTGGGAACAGGGCTGGCAGGAGCCAAGCTCCCAGGAGCCACCTCCTGAGGGTACGCGGCTGGCCAGCGAGTATAACTGGGGTGGCCCAGAGTCCAGCGACAAGGGCGACCCCTTCGCTACCCTGTCTGCACGTCCCAGCACCCAG GACAGGTCAAGGCTGAGCTGGCCCGGAAGAAGCGCGAAGAGCGGCGGCGGGAGATGGAGGCCAAACGCGCCGAGAGGAAGGTGGCCAAGGGCCCCATGA
- the SCYL1 gene encoding N-terminal kinase-like protein isoform X6, protein MWFFARDPVRDFPFELIPEPPEGGPPGPWALHRGRKKATGSPVSIFVYDVKPGAEDQTQVAKAAFKRLKTLRHPNILAYIDGLETEKCLHVVTEAVTPLGIYLKARVEASGLKELEISWGLHQIVKALSFLVNDCSLIHNNVCMAAVFVDRAGEWKLGGLDYMYSAQGNGGGPPRKGIPELEQYDPPELADSSGTVVREKWSADMWRLGCLIWEVFNGPLPRAAALRNPGKIPKSLVPHYCELVGANPKVRPNPARFLQNCRAPGGFMSNRFVETNLFLEEIQIKEPAEKQKFFQELSKSLDTFPEDFCRHKVLPQLLTAFEFGNAGAVVLTPLFKVGKFLSAEEYQQKIIPVVVKMFSSTDRAMRIRLLQQMEQFIQYLDEPTVNTQIFPHVVHGFLDTNPAIREQTVKSMLLLAPKLNEANLNVELMKHFARLQAKDEQGPIRCNTTVCLGKIGSYLSASTRHRVLTSAFSRATKDPFAPSRVAGVLGFAATHNLYSMNDCAHKILPVLCGLTVDPEKSVRDQAFKAIRSFLSKLESVSEDPTQLEEVEKDVHAASSPGMGGAAASWAGWAVTGVSSLTSKLIRSHPTTAPTETNIPQRPTPEGVPAPAPTPVPAAPTTSGHWETQDEDKDTAEDSSAADRWDDEDWGSLEEAESVLAQQDEWSTGGQVSRASQSPTGAAGKLRAPGNRAGRSQAPRSHLLRVRGWPASITGVAQSPATRATPSLPCLHVPAPSQGRTLGVRTTGRASRLRVDRSRLSWPGRSAKSGGGRWRPNAPRGRWPRAP, encoded by the exons ATGTGGTTCTTTGCCCGGGACCCGGTCCGGGACTTTCCGTTCGAGCTCATCCCGGAGCCCCCAGAGGGCGGCCCGCCcgggccctgggccctgcaccGCGGCCGCAAGAAG GCCACAGGCAGCCCCGTGTCCATCTTCGTCTATGATGTGAAGCCTGGCGCGGAAGACCAGACCCAGGTGGCCAAAGCTGCCTTCAAGCGCCTCAAAACTCTACGGCACCCCAACATCCTGGCTTACATCGATGGACTGGAG ACAGAAAAATGCCTCCACGTCGTGACAGAGGCTGTGACCCCGTTGGGAATATACCTCAAGGCGAGAGTGGAGGCTAGTGGCCTGAAGGAGCTGGAGATCTCCTGGGGGCTACACCAGATCGTG AAAGCCCTCAGCTTCCTGGTCAACGACTGCAGCCTCATCCACAACAATGTCTGCATGGCCGCCGTGTTCGTGGACCGAGCTGGCGAGTGGAAGCTTGGGGGCCTGGACTACATGTATTCAGCCCAGGGCAACGGTGGGGGACCTCCCCGCAAGGGGATCCCCGAGCTTGAGCAGTATGACCCCCCGGAGTTGGCTGACAGCAGTGGCACAGTGGTCAGAGAGAAGTG GTCAGCAGACATGTGGCGCTTGGGCTGCCTCATCTGGGAAGTCTTCAATGGGCCCCTACCTCGGGCAGCAGCCCTACGCAACCCTGGGAAG ATCCCCAAATCGCTGGTGCCCCATTACTGTGAGCTGGTGGGAGCAAACCCCAAGGTGCGTCCCAACCCAGCCCGCTTCCTGCAGAACTGCCGGGCACCTGGTGGCTTCATGAGCAACCGCTTTGTAGAGACCAACCTCTTCCTGGAAGAGATTCAG ATCAAAGAGCCAGCCGAGAAGCAAAAGTTCTTCCAGGAGCTGAGCAAGAGCCTGGACACGTTCCCTGAGGATTTCTGTCGGCACAAGGTGCTGCCCCAGCTGCTGACCGCCTTCGAGTTCGGCAATGCTGGGGCCGTTGTCCTCACGCCCCTCTTCAAG GTGGGCAAGTTCCTGAGCGCTGAGGAGTATCAGCAGAAGATTATCCCTGTGGTGGTCAAGATGTTCTCATCCACTGACCGGGCCATGCGCATCCGCCTCCTGCAGCAG atgGAGCAGTTCATCCAGTACCTTGACGAGCCAACGGTCAACACCCAGATCTTCCCCCACGTCGTACATGGCTTCCTGGACACCAACCCCGCCATCCGGGAGCAGACGGTCAAG TCCATGCTGCTCCTGGCCCCAAAGCTGAACGAGGCCAACCTCAATGTGGAGCTGATGAAGCACTTTGCACGGCTACAGGCCAAGGATGAACAGGGCCCCATCCGCTGCAACACCACGGTCTGCCTGGGCAAAATCGGCTCCTACCTCAGTGCTAGC ACCAGACACAGGGTCCTTACCTCTGCCTTCAGCCGAGCCACTAAGGACCCGTTTGCACCATCCCGGGTTGCGGGTGTCCTGGGCTTTGCTGCCACCCACAACCTCTACTCAATGAACGACTGTGCCCACAAGATCCTGCCTGTGCTCTGCGGTCTCACTGTAGATCCTGAGAAATCTGTGCGAGACCAG GCCTTCAAGGCCATTCGGAGCTTCCTGTCCAAATTGGAGTCTGTGTCGGAGGACCCGACCCAGCTGGAGGAAGTGG AGAAGGATGTCCATGCAGCCTCCAGCCCTGGCATGGGAGGAGCCGCAGCCAGCTGGGCAGGCTGGGCCGTGACCGGGGTCTCCTCACTCACCTCCAAGCTGATCCGTTCGCACCCAACCACTGCCCCCACAGAAACCAACATTCCCCAAAGACCCACGCCTGAAG GAGTTCCTGCCCCGGCCCCCACCCCTGTTCCTGCCGCCCCTACCACCTCAGGCCACTGGGAGACGCAGGATGAGGACAAGGACACAGCAGAGGACAGCAGCGCTGCTGACAGATGGGACGACGAAGACTGGGGCAGCCTGGAG GAGGCCGAGTCTGTGCTGGCCCAGCAGGACGAGTGGAGCACCGGGGGCCAAGTGAGCCGTGCTAGTCAG AGTCCGACTGGAGCAGCTGGGAAGCTGAGGGCTCCTGGGAACAGGGCTGGCAGGAGCCAAGCTCCCAGGAGCCACCTCCTGAGGGTACGCGGCTGGCCAGCGAGTATAACTGGGGTGGCCCAGAGTCCAGCGACAAGGGCGACCCCTTCGCTACCCTGTCTGCACGTCCCAGCACCCAG CCAAGGCCGGACTCTTGGGGTGAGGACAACTGGGAGGGCCTCGAGACTGAGAGTC GACAGGTCAAGGCTGAGCTGGCCCGGAAGAAGCGCGAAGAGCGGCGGCGGGAGATGGAGGCCAAACGCGCCGAGAGGAAGGTGGCCAAGGGCCCCATGA
- the SCYL1 gene encoding N-terminal kinase-like protein isoform X8, giving the protein MWFFARDPVRDFPFELIPEPPEGGPPGPWALHRGRKKATGSPVSIFVYDVKPGAEDQTQVAKAAFKRLKTLRHPNILAYIDGLETEKCLHVVTEAVTPLGIYLKARVEASGLKELEISWGLHQIVKALSFLVNDCSLIHNNVCMAAVFVDRAGEWKLGGLDYMYSAQGNGGGPPRKGIPELEQYDPPELADSSGTVVREKWSADMWRLGCLIWEVFNGPLPRAAALRNPGKIPKSLVPHYCELVGANPKVRPNPARFLQNCRAPGGFMSNRFVETNLFLEEIQIKEPAEKQKFFQELSKSLDTFPEDFCRHKVLPQLLTAFEFGNAGAVVLTPLFKVGKFLSAEEYQQKIIPVVVKMFSSTDRAMRIRLLQQMEQFIQYLDEPTVNTQIFPHVVHGFLDTNPAIREQTVKSMLLLAPKLNEANLNVELMKHFARLQAKDEQGPIRCNTTVCLGKIGSYLSASTRHRVLTSAFSRATKDPFAPSRVAGVLGFAATHNLYSMNDCAHKILPVLCGLTVDPEKSVRDQAFKAIRSFLSKLESVSEDPTQLEEVEKDVHAASSPGMGGAAASWAGWAVTGVSSLTSKLIRSHPTTAPTETNIPQRPTPEGVPAPAPTPVPAAPTTSGHWETQDEDKDTAEDSSAADRWDDEDWGSLEEAESVLAQQDEWSTGGQVSRASQVSNSDHKSSKSPESDWSSWEAEGSWEQGWQEPSSQEPPPEGTRLASEYNWGGPESSDKGDPFATLSARPSTQDRSRLSWPGRSAKSGGGRWRPNAPRGRWPRAP; this is encoded by the exons ATGTGGTTCTTTGCCCGGGACCCGGTCCGGGACTTTCCGTTCGAGCTCATCCCGGAGCCCCCAGAGGGCGGCCCGCCcgggccctgggccctgcaccGCGGCCGCAAGAAG GCCACAGGCAGCCCCGTGTCCATCTTCGTCTATGATGTGAAGCCTGGCGCGGAAGACCAGACCCAGGTGGCCAAAGCTGCCTTCAAGCGCCTCAAAACTCTACGGCACCCCAACATCCTGGCTTACATCGATGGACTGGAG ACAGAAAAATGCCTCCACGTCGTGACAGAGGCTGTGACCCCGTTGGGAATATACCTCAAGGCGAGAGTGGAGGCTAGTGGCCTGAAGGAGCTGGAGATCTCCTGGGGGCTACACCAGATCGTG AAAGCCCTCAGCTTCCTGGTCAACGACTGCAGCCTCATCCACAACAATGTCTGCATGGCCGCCGTGTTCGTGGACCGAGCTGGCGAGTGGAAGCTTGGGGGCCTGGACTACATGTATTCAGCCCAGGGCAACGGTGGGGGACCTCCCCGCAAGGGGATCCCCGAGCTTGAGCAGTATGACCCCCCGGAGTTGGCTGACAGCAGTGGCACAGTGGTCAGAGAGAAGTG GTCAGCAGACATGTGGCGCTTGGGCTGCCTCATCTGGGAAGTCTTCAATGGGCCCCTACCTCGGGCAGCAGCCCTACGCAACCCTGGGAAG ATCCCCAAATCGCTGGTGCCCCATTACTGTGAGCTGGTGGGAGCAAACCCCAAGGTGCGTCCCAACCCAGCCCGCTTCCTGCAGAACTGCCGGGCACCTGGTGGCTTCATGAGCAACCGCTTTGTAGAGACCAACCTCTTCCTGGAAGAGATTCAG ATCAAAGAGCCAGCCGAGAAGCAAAAGTTCTTCCAGGAGCTGAGCAAGAGCCTGGACACGTTCCCTGAGGATTTCTGTCGGCACAAGGTGCTGCCCCAGCTGCTGACCGCCTTCGAGTTCGGCAATGCTGGGGCCGTTGTCCTCACGCCCCTCTTCAAG GTGGGCAAGTTCCTGAGCGCTGAGGAGTATCAGCAGAAGATTATCCCTGTGGTGGTCAAGATGTTCTCATCCACTGACCGGGCCATGCGCATCCGCCTCCTGCAGCAG atgGAGCAGTTCATCCAGTACCTTGACGAGCCAACGGTCAACACCCAGATCTTCCCCCACGTCGTACATGGCTTCCTGGACACCAACCCCGCCATCCGGGAGCAGACGGTCAAG TCCATGCTGCTCCTGGCCCCAAAGCTGAACGAGGCCAACCTCAATGTGGAGCTGATGAAGCACTTTGCACGGCTACAGGCCAAGGATGAACAGGGCCCCATCCGCTGCAACACCACGGTCTGCCTGGGCAAAATCGGCTCCTACCTCAGTGCTAGC ACCAGACACAGGGTCCTTACCTCTGCCTTCAGCCGAGCCACTAAGGACCCGTTTGCACCATCCCGGGTTGCGGGTGTCCTGGGCTTTGCTGCCACCCACAACCTCTACTCAATGAACGACTGTGCCCACAAGATCCTGCCTGTGCTCTGCGGTCTCACTGTAGATCCTGAGAAATCTGTGCGAGACCAG GCCTTCAAGGCCATTCGGAGCTTCCTGTCCAAATTGGAGTCTGTGTCGGAGGACCCGACCCAGCTGGAGGAAGTGG AGAAGGATGTCCATGCAGCCTCCAGCCCTGGCATGGGAGGAGCCGCAGCCAGCTGGGCAGGCTGGGCCGTGACCGGGGTCTCCTCACTCACCTCCAAGCTGATCCGTTCGCACCCAACCACTGCCCCCACAGAAACCAACATTCCCCAAAGACCCACGCCTGAAG GAGTTCCTGCCCCGGCCCCCACCCCTGTTCCTGCCGCCCCTACCACCTCAGGCCACTGGGAGACGCAGGATGAGGACAAGGACACAGCAGAGGACAGCAGCGCTGCTGACAGATGGGACGACGAAGACTGGGGCAGCCTGGAG GAGGCCGAGTCTGTGCTGGCCCAGCAGGACGAGTGGAGCACCGGGGGCCAAGTGAGCCGTGCTAGTCAG GTCAGCAACTCCGACCACAAATCCTCCAAATCCCCAGAGTCCGACTGGAGCAGCTGGGAAGCTGAGGGCTCCTGGGAACAGGGCTGGCAGGAGCCAAGCTCCCAGGAGCCACCTCCTGAGGGTACGCGGCTGGCCAGCGAGTATAACTGGGGTGGCCCAGAGTCCAGCGACAAGGGCGACCCCTTCGCTACCCTGTCTGCACGTCCCAGCACCCAG GACAGGTCAAGGCTGAGCTGGCCCGGAAGAAGCGCGAAGAGCGGCGGCGGGAGATGGAGGCCAAACGCGCCGAGAGGAAGGTGGCCAAGGGCCCCATGA